The window CAATGCCAATCATATTACCCAACAAGGCAGATCCCCCTTGAGAAACAAACGGAAGCGGGATACCAGTTAAAGGCAATAGATCAATTCCCATTCCAACATTTTCAAAAACGTGGAATAAGATCATCATAATAATTCCAGTAGAAATGTATGAATAAAATGCATTTCTTGTTTCAAAGGTAATTTTAACCATTTGAAAAATTAGATAGAAATAAATTAAGATCAAAGCACAGCATCCGACAAATCCTAATGATTCACCAATTACTGAGAAAACCATATCTGATGTTCTAACTGGAACATAGACACTTACCTTTCCAAAACCATGACCCCAAATTTGACCGGATCCAATTGCCTTCATACTCTGCCATAATTGATAGGCACCTGATGAAGTATCCTGAGAGGGATTAAGCCAAGAGTTAATTCTTTGAAATTGATAGGCTCTAAAATTAAACGCACTTCCTAAAAATGCCTGTCCCCCAGGTGTAGTAACCAAAAGAATAGCTGCTGCTCCAATAATAAACACTAATCCATAGACTGGTATAATTATTTTCCAACTTATTCCTGAAACTAAAATCACTCCACCAACAATTGCAAAAAACACAAGCATAGTACCAAAGTCATTCTGCAACTTTAGTAAAACCGCAACAGGAATTAACCAAGCAAAT of the Lactobacillus gasseri ATCC 33323 = JCM 1131 genome contains:
- a CDS encoding FtsW/RodA/SpoVE family cell cycle protein, encoding MTKVENKADWYDRIAWGVVVPVFLLAVISLYGIWVATVNDPKMGSPKKAVLIQAVWYLVSIGLVIFVMQFDAEQLFKIAPIAYGIGIFLLIAVLFLYNKQVFQDTGAKSWFKLGPLTFQPSEVMKPAFILMLARVVERHNEQYAHTFKTDCVLIGKIFAWLIPVAVLLKLQNDFGTMLVFFAIVGGVILVSGISWKIIIPVYGLVFIIGAAAILLVTTPGGQAFLGSAFNFRAYQFQRINSWLNPSQDTSSGAYQLWQSMKAIGSGQIWGHGFGKVSVYVPVRTSDMVFSVIGESLGFVGCCALILIYFYLIFQMVKITFETRNAFYSYISTGIIMMILFHVFENVGMGIDLLPLTGIPLPFVSQGGSALLGNMIGIGLILSMKWHHKDYIFSTAGDF